In one window of Aphidius gifuensis isolate YNYX2018 linkage group LG4, ASM1490517v1, whole genome shotgun sequence DNA:
- the LOC122855787 gene encoding transmembrane and coiled-coil domains protein 2 isoform X5, which produces MASLSVTTSVKAASSSRGTSPSRGNTHQRQSSANLEHVPKLCNPTVQTEGSTGSGSSSGGGGAVGMRNTRQQSPGATTRSADNTMDDSCINQSTIDTEELIPNIHLPTDDEWDTSGQLFMSNGSSELISDDVDATGTRVRQAIENVQKKITKTRDSIRTEQTTRDENVNEYLKVAAGADKQQLARIKTVFEKKNQKSAHNIAQLQKKLDTYTKKLRNWEMNGAPASHRQPREVLRDMGQGLKNVGGNIRDGITGFSGSVMSKPREFAHLIKNKFGSADNINSLSLDGSNGDNTSVDDEKQHHGSATLPGGCSLGSGHSGVPVKFPSEEGSECSSVTSESGPGSRGQTHTCPTNNSAFSLKSIFAELQEHRETFDRMREKLDNVKTLQQEVTYLSNSLQEERFRCERLEEQINDLTELHQNEVENLKQTITDMEEKVQYQSEDRLRDIHEMLESCQTKIWKMEHQQQQHQQYVTLEGLDNSNARALVVKLINVVLTVLQVILLLVATGAGIMMPFLRTSCNKPHCFMCRVRILTTTFVVLGIVFVLKQWPEVHDVGSHLMRHIKQTLAVK; this is translated from the exons ATGGCTAGTTTGTCAGTTACAACGTCAGTTAAAGCAGCCAGTAGTTCTCGTGGTACATCACCAAGCAGAGGTAACACACATCAACGACAATCATCAGCAAATTTAGAACACGTGCCAAAACTATGTAATCCAACAGT ACAAACGGAAGGTAGTACTGGAAGTGGAAGTAgcagtggtggtggtggtgctgTTGGAATGAGAAATACTCGTCAACAATCACCAGGTGCTACAACACGTTCGGCTGATAACACCATGGATGATTCTTGTATAAACCAATCAACTATTGACACTGAGGAATTAATTCCTAATATTCATCTTCCCACTGATGATGAAtgg gatACATCGGGTCAATTGTTTATGTCGAATGGATCATCAGAATTAATaagtgatgatgttgatgcaACTGGTACACGTGTACGTCAAGCTATCgaaaatgtacaaaaaaaaataactaaaacaCGGGATTCCATTAGAACTGAACAAACTACACGTGAtg aaaATGTTAATGAATATCTTAAAGTAGCAGCAGGTGCTGATAAACAACAATTGGCACGTATTAAAacagtttttgaaaaaaaaaatcaaaaatcagCTCATAATATTGcacaattacaaaaaaaacttgacacttatactaaaaaattaagaaattggGAAATGAATGGTGCACCAGCGAGTCATCGACAACCGCGAGAAGTACTCAGAGACATGGGACAAGGTCTTAA AAACGTGGGTGGAAATATAAGAGATGGAATTACTGGATTTTCTgg aagtGTCATGTCGAAACCAAGAGAATTTGCACatcttattaaaaataaatttggcaGTGCTGACAATATCAATTCATTATCAC TTGATGGTA GTAACGGTGATAATACAAGTGTCGATGATGAAAAACAACATCATGGATCAGCAACTTTACCTGGTGGATGTAGTCTAGGATCTGGTCATAGTGGTGTACCAGTTAAATTTCCATCTGAAGAAGGATCCGAGTGTTCAAGTGTTACTAGTGAAAGTGGTCCTGGTAGTAGAGGACAAACACATACATGTCCAACAAATAATTCAGCATTTAGTCttaaatcaatatttgctGAATTGCAAGAACATCGTGAGACATTTGATCGTATGAgagaaaaacttgataatgtcaag aCATTACAACAAGAAGTtacatatttatcaaattcattaCAAGAAGAAAGATTTCGTTGTGAAAGATTAGAAGaacaaattaatgatttaactGAATTACATCAAAATgaagttgaaaatttaaaacaaacaataacagATATGGAAGAAAAAGTACAGTATCAAAGTGAAGATCGTTTACGTGATATACATGAAATGTTAGAAAGTTGTCAAActaaaatatggaaaatggaacatcaacagcaacaacatcaacaatatgTTACACTTGAAGGTCTTGATAATAGTAATGCTAGAGCAttagttgttaaattaataaatgtggtGCTAACTGTACTTCAAGTTATATTGTTACTTGTTGCAACTGGTGCTGGTATTATGATGCCATTTCTAAGAACAAG CTGTAATAAGCCTCATTGTTTCATGTGCAGGGTGCGCATTTTGACAACAACATTTGTCGTTCTTGGTATTGTATTCGTTCTCAAACAATGGCCAGAGGTTCATGACGTTGGAAGTCATCTAATGCGACATATAAAACAAACTCTTGCTGTCAAGTAG